From the Actinopolymorpha singaporensis genome, the window GTGGGGTCTGCTCGGCCTCGGCCTGGGCGCCCTGCTGCGGAGCCTGCCGGCGGCGATGGTGCTGCTCTTCGTCGTCCCGCTGGTGGTGGAGCCGCTGCTCGGCGCACTCACCATGATCCCCGCGCTGGAGTCGCTGCGGGAGTACGTCAACTACCTGCCCTTCACGGCCGGGAACGCCATGTCGCAGACCATGACGGAGCTGGGCGGCGACGGACCGCAGCTGGTCGGCCAGCCGAGCCGCCTGGTCAGCAGCCTCACCTTCACCGCGTGGGTGGCAGCCCTGCTCGCCGCCGCGACGGCGCTGTTCCACAAGCGCGACGCCTGAACCCTCGCTGGTGCCCCGGTGCTCCGGTGCCTGCCGGGGCCTAAAGTGAGACCGTTCGGACACTGCCGTTCGAACCGCGTGGGCGATCGTGAGGAGCGGACGTGACTTCGGTGCCGAGTGCTTCGTACTCCATCACCGTACGACTCGAGGTACCTGCCGGCGGACGGGCGGTCAGTGAGCTCACCGCCGCCGTCGAGCACGCGGGCGGCACCATCACCGCGCTCGACGTCACCGCCTCCGGGCACGAGCGGCTGCGGATCGACGTCACCTGCGCCGCCACGGACACCGCGCACGCCGACCGTCTGGTCGAGGTGCTGCGCCAGGTCGCCGGCGTCGCGATCCACAAGGTGTCCGACCGCACCTTCCTCATGCACCTCGGTGGCAAGATCGAGATGCAGGCCAAGCACCCGATCCGCAACCGCGACGACCTGTCGATGATCTACACCCCGGGCGTGGCCCGGGTGTCGATGGCGATCGCCGCCAACCCCGACGACGCCCGCCGGCTGACGATCAAGCGCAACTCCGTCGCCGTGGTCAGCGACGGGTCCGCCGTTCTCGGCCTGGGCAACATCGGCCCGCACGCCGCGCTGCCGGTGATGGAGGGCAAGGCGGCGCTGTTCAAGCGGTTCGCCGGCATCGACGCCTGGCCGCTGTGCCTGGACACCCAGGACGTCGACACGATCGTGGAGGTCGTCCGCAGCATCGCCCCCGGCTTTGCCGGGATCAACCTGGAGGACATCTCCGCCCCGCGCTGCTTCGAGGTCGAACGCCGGCTGCGGGACCTGCTCGACATCCCGGTGTTCCACGACGATCAGCACGGCACCGCGATCGTCGTCCTGGCGGCGCTGACCAACGCCCTGCGGATCGTCGGCAAGGATCTCGCCCACGTCCGGATCGTGATGTCGGGAGCGGGAGCGGCCGGGAGCGCGATCCTGCGGCTGTTGCTCGCCGCCGGCGCCAAGGACGTCCTGGTGGCCGACATCGACGGCGTGATCCACGCCGGCCGCGAGGGGCTGTCGCCGGAGCTGCGCTGGATCGCCGAGCACACCAACCAGGCGCGTTACGCGGGCG encodes:
- a CDS encoding NAD-dependent malic enzyme: MTSVPSASYSITVRLEVPAGGRAVSELTAAVEHAGGTITALDVTASGHERLRIDVTCAATDTAHADRLVEVLRQVAGVAIHKVSDRTFLMHLGGKIEMQAKHPIRNRDDLSMIYTPGVARVSMAIAANPDDARRLTIKRNSVAVVSDGSAVLGLGNIGPHAALPVMEGKAALFKRFAGIDAWPLCLDTQDVDTIVEVVRSIAPGFAGINLEDISAPRCFEVERRLRDLLDIPVFHDDQHGTAIVVLAALTNALRIVGKDLAHVRIVMSGAGAAGSAILRLLLAAGAKDVLVADIDGVIHAGREGLSPELRWIAEHTNQARYAGDLHGAVVGADVFVGVSAPNVLAGADVATMNKGAIVFALANPDPEVDPAEAREHASVVATGRSDYPNQINNVLAFPGVFRGLLDAQSHHVDETMLLAAAQAIANVVTEDQLNVNYVIPSVFHPDVHSAVAAAVRDAVAASSH